From the Cohaesibacter sp. ES.047 genome, the window CACCTTTCGTGAATTCTCGTATCCCTGAGGCTTAGTTCTTGGCCTCTTTTTTGTCCTTCAGACCATCCTTTTCGGCCATTTTCAAAAAGTGAGTCAAAAATATCGCGAGTTCCCTTCAACGAGTGCCTAAAGGGTTGAGAAGGACGACCTTCGGACAGTTGGATGAAAAATAGATCGTACGCATCATTCCACGTCGCAACATTCAAGTCTGGAGGAGGTTTGGATTTTTTGCCATCAGAGAAATCTGAGCATCGTGAGAGAAAATACCCAACCAACACCAGATTGTCGGATCGTCTTTGCGTTTCTCCCATGTTTCGTTGCTTCGCCATTTTCTGCTCCCATAGAATTATCGTATCTCTTGAATGGGCATTGAGTTCAATGAATACTCCGCAGATTTTATTTGCTTCCACGTGTCCGCACGCTTGGCTACTTCAGAAAACTGCTGCCCTGGCGCGATGCGGTTGAACTCGGAATTTACAATAACTGCCCAGTCCCAGAGAAGATCATGAAGTCCAGGAGAAATACCCTGACGGTTCCAGATCTGTTCCAAGTCCAGACGATCATCCAGACGATCTGCCAGAACCGAGACGGTGTAGGTGGCAATATTGCTCCAACCTTGCTTGAACGTCGTTTGCTTGGCTTCCTTCGTCTTGATCATGCTCTCGGTCGCCTTGAAAATAATTACCTTGGCAATCATCTCCTTGTACCACTGCAGGTTCAAAGGGTTTGGAACAATTGAAGCGTCCTCATCCAGAGCTCTCATGAATGCAGCAAAGTTCTTTTCACCTGCCAACGCCACCTGATCTGGCTTGCCCCTCCATGCCTCGTGATATTTGGCAATGTCGTTCTTTTTGAGCTTGCGCTTTGTGGGGGTCATGTCCGTTATCTTCTTGCGCTTTGCGCGGGTCGTACCCTCTCTCAGCAGCATTACATTGTAAGCTCCATCTGCCCGCTCATAGAACCACCGCGAAATGCCATCCGGGCACCATGTTTCATTGGCAAGTTTTTCGAGCTGCACATGAAATGGCCTGTTTGCGGAAAGGTCTGACATTTTTACCGCATTCTGGCTGTTGGCATATCGGGATACATTGCTGACCAGTCTTTCCCTTGCGTCTTCATTTCCTGTCTTGAGAATGATGATCTTTGCCGGCACCATCACATGGCTGAGGTCGATGGTCTTGTCGTCGCGTGATGCAAAGTAGATCGAAGATGTCGTTTGACCACCGTTGACGATTTGAAATCCACTCATGTAAGAGAGCCCAAAGTGCCCATCTTCGGTGCGTTCGCAGATTGCTTCATCGCAAACGAGTACAAGCCCATTGTTAAATGCCAGAAAATGCTCAGGTTCTCTTTTCAGGGTTTCCGAAATGCCCTTGTTGACCTTTCTCTTGGCTCCAAGATACGTGCGAACATTTGCTTCAAGCAATCTCGGGCCGAAGCGGAGATATAGTTCGTGCAATACGGGTCCCGGGAGTGCTGTAAGAATATATTCGTAGTCCGCATCAGGATCAGGAACATGTACACAAGGGAGTTGATGGCCAATCGTTTGAGGAAAGCTAATTGCCAGTTCATCTCGGGGCTTTCCTGCGACATGCCGAAACAATCTCTCCGTATCAACCGCTTCTATGATGACCATCTTGTCGAGAACCGGTTTGGGCTTGAACTGCTTTGCCTTGGTAATGCCGTCTGTAATGACAAAAACTCTCAAACGATCCAGCTCGCTCCATCGAGACCGAATGGTTGAAACCAGGTTTCTTATGGGATGTGTCGGATCGATCTTTCCGTCAAGTTTTCCATCAGCGGCAGAAAGAAGAAATCTGACTCCTTCTGTGGCAGTTGCCGCGGCGTCTGAATCTCTTAGACTTGTAAGATCCTCCGTGCCGAAATAATGCGTTATGAATAGATCGAGGGTAGATTCATCCGAGCTCAGAACAAAGCCGGTTATGCGAAGCCGGGACCGTCCAACCGTCCCATTCCAGTGACAAATTTCGGGAGTTTCACAAATCCCCGCTTCAGAAATGTGATCCATGACTATTTCTGCAAATACCAGTTCCTCGGATGGAAAAGTCGTATCCTGCTCTTCTATTCTTTCAGCAATGGTAGTCTGCAAGTCGGAACGGAAATTGCGGTGAAATTCTTCGAGGCTCATGTTATTCCAATCCAAACTCGTTGACTAAATTTTGCATTCCGATCGAAGGAACTTCGAATGCGTCAAGATCAAGCACGTAAGTTGCCGAACGTAGGGCCGCTGGCAAAGATCCGCGTATGAGATGTGGCATATCGTTGTCAGACAGGAATGCCTTGGCATCTTTCAACTTCAATGTGCGTTCATAGAGAGAAGCATGCTCATCATGATACCCCATCACCATGAGCAACCCTTCAAAACCTCGCAGAAATCCGGCAATTCCCAGCCTCTGGCGAAGCTCTGTCACCAAGTCGACAAGAGAAACACCATCAGTGCTTTCTTCAAAGCGAAGGGCGCACAGAAAGATTGGCGCGCGATCACTATCAAGTTGTTCGATGCTGTTGATTTTTGCGAGGAAGCTGTTTGAACGCACAGTACTCTTAACTTCAATCGCACCGCCTCGTATGTGGAAGTCCTGAGCTGCTCGCAATGGACCGCACCAGCAATTCAGGCTTTCCGCACCAAGCGATGTGTCCATAAGAAGACGAAGCATCCATAGCTCACCGAATAGTCCTACTTGCGCATCTGGTGAAAGCGGGCGGTGCGTTCGCGCCATGAAAGCTTGCCATTCTTTCACGCGCTCGAGAAATGCCTCCAAAATGTCCCGGTTTTCGTGATGTGCAGCTGTTTCCAATGATCTTAGAATATCGACGACCATAACCGCGAATATGTCAGGAGACCCTTCAGGTCGTCTTACAAGAGCGATGGCTGTCTTTCCTCCGAGCGCGATCTGACCTTCGATGTAGGTGACGTCGAATCCCTTGCCTTCAGGCAGACGCGCCGAATTGATCTGCGATGACCCGGGGAAGCAGACGATCAAAGCTTCTCTGCCAAGAGGAAAGTGACAGCCAGCCTCGACAGAAACCTCTCCTAATCCGATGAGGTGGACAAAACGCCAATCTTCTCCTGCTTCTCGATGAGCCAACGCTCGCCAAGAATTGATGAGGCCTTCTTCAGTCCAGCCAATCATTGAGGCCTCCCCACATTACGCTGTTGGCAATATACCGGGAGTTGGACACCCTTCGCTCGGAAGTGCTTGAAGGAAAACTTATCGCCCATGCGACGACAGGATCGGCATCATTCAGGGCTTTGACATCAGCTCCCTTTGGATCGAGCAGATAAAGCAACAGCAAGCCCCGCTCCCGTCGGGCAGGGACGCCCGCTCTGGAAACGCCTTCTCCCAGAACGTGGCGGATCTGAGGGCCCCTAGGTTCAGTTGGAGGATCCTTGCTTTCATTGCGATCCGTGTCATTGCGCCAAGTCTTCTGGCTGAGATCAAGCGAAGCCTTCCATTCCTTTTCGGTCAGATCAATGGCCTGATCGCGAGGTGAGATGAGCGTCTTGATTGAGTATCGATCTGAATGCGGGGTGGTTCTCTTACGTGTTAACATGCTTACGGAACAACCACCAATAGTCCGGTAATTGTCGTCTGGCCCCACATCCTTGCCAATCAGTGCAACTGTCCAGCTAGTGAGTTCGTGATCCTTGTTCATTTCTTCGATGAAATCCGCTATCAGCGGGCTCATGATCCGGAAGCTGGCTGAGTGAGTCCGGTAGTCCCGAAGAAACGAGATGACGTTCAGCGCGGGAACCTCTCGCCATAAATATCCGTTCCACTTTTGCCCTTTCGGAACGAAATGTTGATCGTTCAGATTTATTGATTGACCGAGCGCACCAATGAAACGATCCGTGGCATTGAAATTTGCAGCAATGTCTTCCTTTCGATTGGGGAACACGATGGTCTGAAGAAGATCTCCGGAA encodes:
- a CDS encoding AIPR family protein codes for the protein MSLEEFHRNFRSDLQTTIAERIEEQDTTFPSEELVFAEIVMDHISEAGICETPEICHWNGTVGRSRLRITGFVLSSDESTLDLFITHYFGTEDLTSLRDSDAAATATEGVRFLLSAADGKLDGKIDPTHPIRNLVSTIRSRWSELDRLRVFVITDGITKAKQFKPKPVLDKMVIIEAVDTERLFRHVAGKPRDELAISFPQTIGHQLPCVHVPDPDADYEYILTALPGPVLHELYLRFGPRLLEANVRTYLGAKRKVNKGISETLKREPEHFLAFNNGLVLVCDEAICERTEDGHFGLSYMSGFQIVNGGQTTSSIYFASRDDKTIDLSHVMVPAKIIILKTGNEDARERLVSNVSRYANSQNAVKMSDLSANRPFHVQLEKLANETWCPDGISRWFYERADGAYNVMLLREGTTRAKRKKITDMTPTKRKLKKNDIAKYHEAWRGKPDQVALAGEKNFAAFMRALDEDASIVPNPLNLQWYKEMIAKVIIFKATESMIKTKEAKQTTFKQGWSNIATYTVSVLADRLDDRLDLEQIWNRQGISPGLHDLLWDWAVIVNSEFNRIAPGQQFSEVAKRADTWKQIKSAEYSLNSMPIQEIR
- a CDS encoding PD-(D/E)XK motif protein, with product MIGWTEEGLINSWRALAHREAGEDWRFVHLIGLGEVSVEAGCHFPLGREALIVCFPGSSQINSARLPEGKGFDVTYIEGQIALGGKTAIALVRRPEGSPDIFAVMVVDILRSLETAAHHENRDILEAFLERVKEWQAFMARTHRPLSPDAQVGLFGELWMLRLLMDTSLGAESLNCWCGPLRAAQDFHIRGGAIEVKSTVRSNSFLAKINSIEQLDSDRAPIFLCALRFEESTDGVSLVDLVTELRQRLGIAGFLRGFEGLLMVMGYHDEHASLYERTLKLKDAKAFLSDNDMPHLIRGSLPAALRSATYVLDLDAFEVPSIGMQNLVNEFGLE